AAGGCCTCCGCGCTGTGGTCTCGACCCAAGTCCGGTATCAGCGAGGACGAATACAAGGAGTTCTACAAGCACGTCGGGCATGACTTTCAGGACCCGTTGGCCTGGACCCACAACCGGGTCGAGGGTACGCAGGAGTACACCACACTCCTCTATATCCCCTCCAAGGCCCCTTTCGACCTGTTCGACAGGGAACATATGCATGGCGTCAAGCTGTACGTGAAGCGCGTTTTCATCATGGACGACGCCGAGCATCTGCTGCCCAGGTACCTGCGGTTCGTTCGCGGTGTGGTCGACTCCGCCGACCTGCCGCTCAACGTGTCTCGGGAGATCCTGCAGAGTAACAAGGTCATCGACAATATCCGTGCCGGGGCCGTCAAGAAGCTTCTCGGTTTGCTCGAGAACATGGCCGACAAGGAGCCTGAGAAGTACGCGACCTTCTGGTCGGAATTCGGCAAGGTTCTGAAGGAGGGCCCTGCCGAGGACTTTTCCAACCGCGAACAGATCGCGGGATTGCTGCGTTTCTCTTCCAGTCACGACGACCAGGAGATGCAGGCGGTGTCGCTCGATGACTATATCGGGCGAATGAAGGAGGGTCAGGAGAAGATTTACTACGTGACCGCCGACAGCTTCGCCGCCGCGAAGAGCAGTCCCCACCTGGAGATCTTCCGCAAGAAGGGTATCGAGGTGCTGCTGATGCACGATCGAGTGGATGAGTGGCTGGCCGGCAATCTTACCGAATTCAAGGGCAAGGCCCTGCAGTCCGTGGCGAAGGGTGAGCTCGATCTTGGCGACGTGGAATCCGAGGACGACCGCAAGGAATACGAGAAGGTCGAAAAGGAAGCAGAAGACGTCATCAAGCGCATCAAGGACGCGTTGGGGGACCGGGTCGAAGACGTTCGTGTTTCGCACCGCTTGACCAGTTCCCCGGCCTGTATCGTGCTGAACGAGCACGACATGGCCATGTACATGCAGCATCTGCTCAAGCAGGCCGGTCACGAGATGCCTGCAAGCCGGCCGTCGCTCGAGGTCAACCCGACCCATCCGCTGGTCGGTCGCATGAAGGAGGAATCCGATGACGGGCGGTTTAGGGACTGGTCGACCATGTTGTTCGAACAGGCTGTCCTGGCCGAGGGTGGGCAACTGGAGGACCCGGCCGGTTTCGTGACCCGACTCAACGCCCTGATGATGGAGATGGCGACGACTCAGACTATGGGCTGAGCATAGGGGTTGCGTCCGCGCTGCGCCGAAACGGTTGACTGCGGTATGGCATTTCGATGATTGGAGCCGATGCCGGTGACGATGCGGTTCGCCTGGACAAGTGGCTTTGGGCAGCGAGACTGTTCAAGACACGGGGACTGGCGGCCCAGGCCATCACGGGCGGGAAGGTACACGTCAATGGGGAACGGGTGAAGGCTGCAAGACGGGTGAGGACCGGGGACACCCTCGAGGTGACGCGCGGCAGCGAGCAGATGAAGGTTGTTGTCCGGGGGCTCGCCCTGCGTCGGGGTCCGGCTTCGGAAGCCGCACACCTGTACGGGGAAACCGACGAAAGCAGGGTCCGTCGAGAACGGGAGCACGAAGCAAAGCGGCTTGCGAACATCACCGTGCACAGACCGAACCGTCGGCCGGACAAACGCCAGAGGAAGACCCTCCGCCAACTGGGCGGGAAGGACCGATCGTGACGCGCCCGGTTACGCCGTTGCTGGCGGTGGATGTCGTCATTCGCGTGAGCGATGAAGGCGGCGGATACGGGATCGTGCTCATCGAGCGACGCAATCCGCCGTTCGGATGGGCGTTTCCCGGCGGATTCGTCGACATCGGAGAGACCCTGGAGTCGGCCGCGGTGCGGGAAATGCGCGAGGAAACGAGCCTCGATGTGACACTCGAGGCGCTCCTGGGTTGCTACTCCGATCCCTCCCGCGATGCCCGGGGACACACGGTGAGCGCAGTCTATATCGGCTCCGCGCCAGGGATACCGATGGCCGCGGACGACGCAAAAACAATCCGTGTTGTGAATCCGCAGGATCCGGGTGTCGAACTGGCCTTCGATCACCATCTGATCCTGGAGGACTACCTTGCATGGCGCGAGTCGGGCAGACCGGCCCCGCTCAGGGCCTGAGCTACAGGCGATAGTATTCCCGGTACCACTCGACGAAACGCCGAACCCCCGTTTCCACAGATGTCTGTGGTTTGTAGCCGACGTCACGCACCAGATCCGAAACCTCGGCGTAGGTGTCGGGTACGTCTCCCGGCTGAAGCGGCAGCAGGTTCTGCTTCGCCTCGATCCCCAGGCAGTCCTCCAGCACCTTGATGTAGTGTCTCAACTCGACGGGCGCGTTGTTGCCGATGTTGTAGAGTCGCCAGGGAGCCGCGCTGGTGGCGGTGTCCGGCGTGTCCCCATTCCAGTCCGGGTTCGGTTCGGGTATCGAGCCCAGCGTTCGAATCACACCCTCGACGATATCGTCGATATAAGTGAAGTCCCGGCGATGATTGCCGAAGTTGAACACGTCGATGGGTTTACCCGCGAGGATCCGGGCGGTGAACAGGAACAGCGCCATGTCGGGACGTCCCCACGGCCCATAGACGGTGAAAAACCGCAGGCCAGTGGTCGGAATCCGGTATAGATGGCTGTAGACGTGCGCCATCAGCTCGTTCGCCTTCTTGCTGGCCGCGTAGAGGCTCAGAGGGTGGTCGACGTTATCGTGTACCGAAAACGGCATGCGGGTGTTGGCCCCGTAGACCGAACTGCTCGAGGCATAGACCAGGTGCTCGATCCGGTGGTTGCGACAGCCCTCGAGGATGTGTAGGAAGCCGACGAGGTTGGTGTCCACATAGGCGTGCGGGTTCTCGATCGAATACCGCACACCCGCCTGGGCCGCCAGATTGACGACGCGTTGGGGGCGATGCGTCTCGAAAACCTGCTCGATCGCGGCGCGGTCCTCCAGGCTGACACGCATGTCGGTGTACGAATCGTAGGCCCGGGTACGCTCGAGGCGCGCCTCCTTGAGGCGGACATCGTAGTAGTCGTTGAGATTATCGATACCCACGACCTCGTCCCCGCGTTCGAGGAGTCTGAGGGATAGCGCCGAACCGATAAATCCCGCGGAACCCGTCACCAGTACCTTCATGGTTGCTCCCAGTCCAGATTTTCGCTCATTAAATCAATGCCTCAAGGTGGGCGGGTATCATACCAGAGTGACCGGTTAGCAGTTCCCCGTGGGTTTCGCGCCCCGGGCCCGCGTCGTGTGTGGCAGCAAACTGACGGGCTGATGCGATACAGCTACAATTATGAGAACATATACGGACTCGATGCACGGGAATTCCAGTAAGTCCCCGGCCGGGGATCGATTCACAGAACCCGAGTGATTCCGGCAGCTTAGCGTCGCCTGGTATGCCTCTGCGAGGCCCCGGCGCAGGGTTGCCAGGGTGGCGTCACGACCGGGTCGAGTTGAGCGTATTTGTTGATCCAGTGCGCAGTTGGCGTGAGCGCGGGTAGCAAAATCTTTGATTTTTCGCTATGAGAATATCGGCGGGGTTGATTTTTGCGCCTGCAAAGTCACATGGCTCCTGAACGGCAGGGAACAAGATATGGGCATTCGCAGCGAAATGAACAAGAATTGTGCGGAAGCATCCAGAACCGGGGGGGGATCGCTTCCCGTGCTGGGGGTGAAAAGGGTTCGTTTATCCTTGGTGGCTGCCCTGATCGCTTTTCTGGTTCCCTCGTTGGCGTGGGGCGAGGCGTGGCAACTGGAGCCGGAGTTCAGCCTCGGCGGCAACTACAACACCAATTTCAGGCTGTCCACCACGAACCAGCAAGAGGTCGGGACCGGAAGCGTGGCCGGCGCCCTCAAGTTCAGTCGTCTCACCGAGTCTTATGAGATTGCAGGCCTAGTGCGTCTGAACTTCCTCGGCTATGTCGGGGATACCGAGAACTTGTCGAACCAGGGAGACCAGCTTTTCGGTTTCGAGTCGAAGAAGAAGTTCGAGCGATCCAATATTGGTCTCGACGTGTTGTGGAGGCGCGACACGGTGCTTCGCAGCATCAATGTGGTGGCGAACCCGGATAATCCGGCCATCGAGCCGGACCAGTCGGTCGACAACGACATCGTGACGGAGAACATTCGCCGCAATCAGATCACTGCGCGCCTGCCGATCGATTATGATCTTACGGAGCGAGATCAGGTGGGTGCAAGGTTGCTGTTCAATGCCTCACTGTATGCGGAGAACCCATTTCTGAACGACTTCCGGCAAGGTGGGCTGCGGCTTGATTACTCCCGCAAGCTGACGGAGAAGGACAATCTCATCGCCCTGGCCCAGGCATCGCGCTTTGATTCGGACAGCGGGCAAACCACGGACAACTACGAGATACAGGCAGGATACCAGTACGCATTCTCTGAAACGACGAAAGCGGGATTCACCGCAGGTGGTCGCTATACGGTGTTCGACAACCCCGGTCCTGGAGAAGACGGCACGAATACCGGATGGGTCGCGCGGTTACAGGCCTCGAAGATCACCGGTCAGGCGCGATTTGATGTCAGGCTCGAGAGAAACCTCTCGCCCAGCGGCGTGGGCAATCTGGTGGAAACCGACGAGGTCAACGCGAACATGAGTTATCAGCTTGCCGAACGATGGAGCTTCGCGTTACGTACACGGCTGTTTCAGAACGAAAACATCGAAAACCCACAATCGGGAAGTAACCGGCGGTACTTCCAGATCCTGCCCGCGTTGACGTATCGGATTACACCCGATTGGCGCGTTGAAGCGGCATACCGGTACGTCAGGCAGAAGCGATTCAACGAACCCGAAAGCGCTGACAGCAACACGGTTTTTCTCAACTTTCGTTGGACGAAGCTGACACCGATCGATTCGCTCTAGTAATACGTCTCGATCGGGAAGGTTTTGTTCGATACCAAGGTAAGGCGATTTCTGTCAAATGACATACCATCCAGCTTGTCTTTTCATCCGTCCCCTGTGTTGCGACAACAGTGACATAGTTCGACTATGCGCCTGATGTCGCGCCTTGATGACGAACGAAAATCCAGCGCGATCTGGTAT
The nucleotide sequence above comes from Gammaproteobacteria bacterium. Encoded proteins:
- the htpG gene encoding molecular chaperone HtpG; this encodes MSVGTQKETLQFQTEVTQLLHLMIHSLYSNREIFLREVISNASDACDKLRFEAISDEALFEQDTDLKIEVEFDKDKRTVTIRDNGIGMTRDEVVNNIGTIAKSGTREFFESLTGDQAKDAGLIGQFGVGFYSAFIVSDKVSLVTRRAGMGPEHGVLWESDGKGSFEIENVETASRGTAVTLWLKKEEAEFADGWRLRSIIHKYSDHIPLPVRMLKEKDAGEEKSEDREVAEWETVNKASALWSRPKSGISEDEYKEFYKHVGHDFQDPLAWTHNRVEGTQEYTTLLYIPSKAPFDLFDREHMHGVKLYVKRVFIMDDAEHLLPRYLRFVRGVVDSADLPLNVSREILQSNKVIDNIRAGAVKKLLGLLENMADKEPEKYATFWSEFGKVLKEGPAEDFSNREQIAGLLRFSSSHDDQEMQAVSLDDYIGRMKEGQEKIYYVTADSFAAAKSSPHLEIFRKKGIEVLLMHDRVDEWLAGNLTEFKGKALQSVAKGELDLGDVESEDDRKEYEKVEKEAEDVIKRIKDALGDRVEDVRVSHRLTSSPACIVLNEHDMAMYMQHLLKQAGHEMPASRPSLEVNPTHPLVGRMKEESDDGRFRDWSTMLFEQAVLAEGGQLEDPAGFVTRLNALMMEMATTQTMG
- a CDS encoding RNA-binding protein, giving the protein MIGADAGDDAVRLDKWLWAARLFKTRGLAAQAITGGKVHVNGERVKAARRVRTGDTLEVTRGSEQMKVVVRGLALRRGPASEAAHLYGETDESRVRREREHEAKRLANITVHRPNRRPDKRQRKTLRQLGGKDRS
- a CDS encoding NUDIX hydrolase, which codes for MTRPVTPLLAVDVVIRVSDEGGGYGIVLIERRNPPFGWAFPGGFVDIGETLESAAVREMREETSLDVTLEALLGCYSDPSRDARGHTVSAVYIGSAPGIPMAADDAKTIRVVNPQDPGVELAFDHHLILEDYLAWRESGRPAPLRA
- a CDS encoding NAD-dependent epimerase — translated: MKVLVTGSAGFIGSALSLRLLERGDEVVGIDNLNDYYDVRLKEARLERTRAYDSYTDMRVSLEDRAAIEQVFETHRPQRVVNLAAQAGVRYSIENPHAYVDTNLVGFLHILEGCRNHRIEHLVYASSSSVYGANTRMPFSVHDNVDHPLSLYAASKKANELMAHVYSHLYRIPTTGLRFFTVYGPWGRPDMALFLFTARILAGKPIDVFNFGNHRRDFTYIDDIVEGVIRTLGSIPEPNPDWNGDTPDTATSAAPWRLYNIGNNAPVELRHYIKVLEDCLGIEAKQNLLPLQPGDVPDTYAEVSDLVRDVGYKPQTSVETGVRRFVEWYREYYRL